The window CCTTCTCCATGCGGGCCCGAAGGGCGCCAGGATCCGCCAGGGCCCTTAGGAGCCGGCCTGGAGCCCCAGCGGCGTAGGCCAGAAGTTCCGGGTCCCGGGTCAAGGGATAAAGCCGCTCCTCGGGCACCGGGGCAAAGGCCACCTCCAGGGCCCGGCTGGCCAGGGTGGGAAGGAGGGTGGCGCGGCCTGGAGCGATGAGGACAATGCGCCCGTAGGAAGGGGGTTCTTCCAGAAGCTTCAAGAGGGCGTTGGCCGCAGCCTCGGTGAGGAGGTGGGCGGAGTCCAAGATGGCCACCTTGACCCGCTCCCGGGGATGGGTGGCAAACCAGGCAAAAAGGGGTTCCACCTCCTCGAGGCGGATCTCCCCCTGCCCCTTCAGGCCCCGCTCCTTGGGGCCGATCTCCAGGAGG is drawn from Thermus caldifontis and contains these coding sequences:
- a CDS encoding DNA polymerase III subunit delta' → MALPAPDPGGIIGHEAVLELLPRLGASTLLFSGPEGVGRRLVARWYAWGLNRGFPPPALGEHPDLLEIGPKERGLKGQGEIRLEEVEPLFAWFATHPRERVKVAILDSAHLLTEAAANALLKLLEEPPSYGRIVLIAPGRATLLPTLASRALEVAFAPVPEERLYPLTRDPELLAYAAGAPGRLLRALADPGALRARMEKAREVRVASSWRRLALLKELLSDEEGVFALYAAFRHSPRALLALEAAREALERYVSPDLVLARLALDLET